CGGCCCCCCGAGCCCGCCTGGGCCGCCGGATCCCATACCGCCGGAACCGTCGCCGATACCCCGTCCGCCCGGACCCGACCCCGACCCGGTCCCGGAGCCGTCCCCGGCTCCGTCGCCGCTCTCCTAGGAGCCGCGCGGACCCTTCGCCCCGTAGACCGCGGGCACCCCGTCCCGCACCACCAAGGAGGTGCTGATCATGGCCATCGCCACGGTCAACCCGGCCACCGGCGAGACCCTGAAGACCTTCGATGCGCTCAACGCGGGCGAGATCGAAGATCACCTGGTCCGGGCCGACCAGGCCTTCCAGGAACACCGCAGCACCAGCTTCGCGTACCGCACGGAGCGGATGCTCGCCGCCGCCGACCTGCTCGACGCCGACCAGGACGGCATCGCCCGCACCATGACCACGGAGATGGGCAAACCGGTGACCCAGGCGCGCGCGGAGGCCGCGAAGTGCGCCAAGACCATGCGCTGGTACGCGCAGCACGCCGAGGCGCTGCTCGCCGACGAGCACCCCGACCCCGCCGACGTCAGCGACTCCGGTGCGATCCGCGCCGTGGTGCGCTACCGCCCCCTCGGTACCGTCCTCGCGGTGATGCCCTGGAACTTCCCGCTCTGGCAGGTCGTCCGGTTCGCCGCGCCCGCCCTGATGGCGGGTAACACCGGACTGCTCAAGCACGCCTCGAACGTCCCGCAGACCGCGCTCTATCTGGAGGAGCTCTTCCGCCGGGCCGGCTTCCCCGAGGGCTGTTTCCAGACCCTGCTGATCGGGTCCGGCGCCGTCGAGGACGTGCTGCGCGACCCGCGGGTCGCCGCCGCCACGCTCACCGGCAGCGAACCGGCCGGCCGCGCGGTGGCGTCCACCGCCGGCGACGAGATCAAGAAGACCGTCCTCGAACTCGGCGGCAGTGACCCGTTCATCGTCCTGCCCTCCGCCGACCTCGACAAGGCGGCCCGTATCGCGGTCACCGCGCGCGTCCAGAACAACGGACAGTCGTGTATCGCAGCCAAGCGGTTCATCGTGCACGAGGACGTCTACGACACCTTCGCCGAGCAGTTCACCGACCGCATGGCCGCGCTGACCGTCGGCGACCCGATGGACGAGCACACCGATGTCGGACCGCTCTCCAGCGAACAGGGCCGCTCCGACCTGGAGGAGCTCGTCGACGACGCGGTCCACCAGGGCGCCACCGCACTGTGCGGCGGGCGGCGGCCGCCGCAGCACCCCGCTGGCTGGTTCTACGAGCCGACGGTCCTGTCCGGCATCACCCCCGCGATGCGTATCCACCAGGAGGAGGCGTTCGGGCCGGTCGCCACGCTCTACCGCGTCGCCGACCTCGACGAGGCGGTGCGGCTCGCCAACGACACCCCGTTCGGGCTCAGTTCCAACGCCTGGACCCGGGACCCCGAGGAGCAGCAGCGCCTCGCCCGCGACGTGCAGGCCGGCGGTGTCTTCTTCAACGGGATGACCGCCTCCCACCCGGGCCTCCCCTTCGGTGGGGCCAAGCGTTCCGGCTACGGACGGGAGCTCTCCGGGCACGGCATCCGGGAGTTCTGCAATATGACGACGCTGTGGTACGGGCCGGAGGACTGAACCGGGCGCCGAAAACAGCCGCCCCGGTGGGCGCATGCGCCGGAGCATTTTCCGTCGCGGACGCGAGGGTGTACGTTCCGGTCAGGTCGAGTCGGCCAACGGCCAGGTTGGTCGGCTCGGCCACTGTCCGCCGAGGCGCGGGAGAGGCGATCCCCAGGCCCGGCCCATGAATTGACGTAGTGTCATCATCGCTGTTCCGTCGGGTAGTTCGTTCGCTCGGACAGTCCTACAGCCGGTCGGTTCGACCGGCCAGGCAGGGTGTCCGGCCGGGTAGTTCAACGCACCGCGTCCTGCCCGTCCGGCACCGCGAACTCACACCACAGCGCCTTGCCCGCCCCGCGCGGTTCGGCGCCCCATTCGTCGGCGAGCGCCTCGACCAGCATCAGCCCGCGGCCGGAGGTGGCGGTCTCGCCGGGGCTGCGCCGCCGCGGCCACCGGCTGGAGCGGTCCTCGACCTCCAGCCGGATCCGGCGCGGGGTGCCGGGCAGCAGCTCCAGGGCGACCAGGGCGCCGCTCTCGGTGTGGGTCAGCGCGTTGGCGATCAGCTCGGAGGCGGCGACCTCGATGTTGTCCACGACGGCGCCCGCCCGCCACTGGTCCAGCGTGCGGCGCACCGCGGAACGGACCTCCGCGGTGCCCGACGGGTCGGCCTGGTGGACGTGCAGCCGCAGCCGCGGAATGGTGGCGGCCCCGGGGCCGGACAGCCGGTGCAGCAGCAGGAGGGCCATGTCGTCCTCCGAGCCGGGGCCCGCCCACAGATGGTCCGAGAGCCGGTCCGCGAGCGCCTCCAGGTCCGTGGGCCCGGCACGGACCGCGGCGGACAGCGCGTCGATGCCCACGGAGATGTCCTGGCCGGGCTGTTCGACCAGGCCGTCGGTGCACAGCAGCAGTGTCGACCCGGGCTCCAGGAACAGCTGGGTCTCCGGGAAGTGGTCGTGCCCGAAGAGCGTGGCCAGACCGAGCGGCAGCCCGCCGCGGACCACGGGCCAGTCGATGTGCCGGGAGCTGTTGCTGATCAGCGGGCCGAGGTGACCGGCCCGTGCGATGTGCAGCGCGCCGGACTCCATATCGGCCTGGATGTACGTACAGGTCGCGAACCGCTCGGTGTCCAGCTCCGCCAGAAAGCGGGACGCCCGCACCAGCACGGTCTCCGGCGAGTGCCCCTCGCCGGCATAGGCGCGCAGGGCGATGCGCAGCTGGCCCATCACGGCGGCCGCATGGGTGTCATGGCCCTGTACGTCGCCCACCACCAGCCCGGTCCGTCCCTGGGGCAGTGCGATCACGTCGTACCAGTCGCCGCCGATGTCCCGCCCGACGCTCGCCGGGTGATAGCGGACGGTGACCGCGCCGCCCGCGATGGGCGGCAGCCGGCGCGGCAGCATCGTCGCCTGGAGGCCCGTCGCGAACTCCCGCTCCTGGTCGAAGAGGGTCGCCCGCTGGACCGACTGCGCGACGACACCGGCCAGTGCCAGCGCCAGGTTCCTGGCCTCCGGCGACTGCACCGACGGCTCGGCGTTGAGCAGCCCCAGCGCCCCGATGACGGTGTCCTGCGCGACCAGCGGCAGGAACGCCGCGCTGCCCGCCGGCAGCACCTCGGTATACGGGCGCAGCCGCGGATAGCGGGCGATCAGTTCACCGCGCGTGCTGAGGAAGACGGGCCGGCGCGAGCGCGCCGTGTCGGCCAGCGGGAGGGTGTCGTCCAGCCGTGAGGTCATCATGTCGTCGGGCACCTCGCCCTCCAGCCCGGCGGTGGCGATGACCTCGAACCGGTCGTTCTCGACCAGGCCGAGGATCAGCCCGTCCGCGCCGAACCGCCGGGCCCCGCCGGTCCCGGTGAGCACCCGGGTCACGTCCTTGACGGACAGGGCACGGGCCAGCGCGGCGGTGGTCTGCTGCACCATCGCGGTCTGCCGCTGCCGCTCCTGCTGGAGCGAGCGCAGCAGCGCGGAGTCCGTCAGCTCGCTGGTGGCCTCCCGGACGATGCCGATGACCCGGTACGGCACCCCCTCCGCGGTGTGCAGAATCCGCCCCTGGGAGTGGGTCCAGCGCCGGGTCCCGTCGCGGCACTGGACCCGGAAGTAGGCGCCGTAGGACGAGTGGCCGTCCAGGAGGGCCTGGGAGAGGGCCTCGTCCAGCCGGCGGCCCTCCTCCTGCGGCACCCGCGTGACCAGGGACATCGGTGTGCCGTCGTATTCGTCGGGGCGCAGATCGAAGACGTCCAGGGCACCGGAGTCCAGGTCCATGGACCCGAGGTCCAGATCCCAGTCGAAGGTGCCCATCCGGTTGAGCGAGAGCCGCTCGCGCAGTCCGATGGGCTCGCGGTGCGACACCCCGGGCGCGTCCTCCTCGACGAGGCGCCCGTCCCGGTCGGCCCGGGGGGCGTAGTCCTCGTCGAACGGGTCGAGGGGGCCGCTGCTCATCGCGTCGCACACCTCGTGGCCCCGTGGCACGGGACGTGCGAAGGCAGGCGCCGGCGGCAGCGGTACATCGGGGCAGCGGCCGTCGGCACCGGGCCGAGCCTGCCTCGTGCCCACGGTCGCGGGCCGTTGACCGGGGCCGGTATCCACCGGAACGCGGCCATGCGCTCACCCTAGGCGCGGGCCGGACAACCCGCATTTCCGGTGCTCCGGATGCCTTCCGGGGGTACGGAGGGCGGGTGAAGCGCGCCGACGGCGGCACCGGGCTCCCGTCCCGCGCCGTCCCCGTGAGAGCGCGCGGCCGACGACGTACCCGGTCCGGGTGTTGCGTCCCGGTAACTCGCCCGTCGAGCGGGGCTCTTGACGCGGTACGTTCACCACGCGAGCCACAAGACCCGAGGCCCAGGACCCGAGGTCCGATCCCCGACCCCGAGCCACAAGGGCCGAACCGCCCGCCGTGAGCACCGCCCGGCGGCGCTCGGCGGGGCCGTGACCTCACCGGCTCGCCGGGCGGACGTCCGGTGTGTGTCGGCCTGCCCTTGCTACTGGAAGGCACCCCCAGCATGAGATCCCGAACAGCCCGGCGAGCCCTGACCGCCGCGGTCGGGGCCGCCGCGGTCATCCTCGTACCGCTGTGGGCGGCTGCCCCGTACCCCGCAGGCCCGGAGCGGATGCAGGTCTACCTCACCACCACCTCCGACCCCGCGGGCCGTCGGGTCGTCAAGGGGCTGGAGAAGCAGGCCCCTCTTCCCTTCATCCAGGGCGGCACAGCCGGCATCACCGTCGACGAGTCGAAGACCTACCAGCGGTTCGAGGGCGGCGGCGCGTCCTTCACCGACACCGCTGCCTGGCTGCTGAAGAGCAGCGGCGCGCTGAGCGGGGCCACCCGCGACGCCACACTGAAGAAGCTCTTCGACCCCGCCACGGGAATCGGCCTCGGCTTCATCCGCAACCCCATGGGCACCTCCGACCTCGCCCGTTTCGGCTACACCTTCGACGACATGCCCGCCGGGCGGACCGACCCGGAGCTCAGGAACTTCTCCCTGGCGCACGACCTCGCCGGCGTACTGCCGCTGACCGCACGGGCCCGCGAGCTCAACCCGGCCGTCAAGGTGATGGCCTCGCCCTGGAGCGCGCCCGCCTGGATGAAGGACAACGAGAAGCTGGAGCAGGGGCGCCTCCGGTCGAGGTACTACGCCACCTACGCCCGGTACTTCGTGAAGTACCTCCAGGCGTACCGGGACCGAGGGGTGCCGGTCGACTATGTCTCCGTCCAGAACGAGCCCACCTGCTGCTCCGGCTATCCGTCCATGCGGTGGAACGCCTCCGGGCTCGCCTACTTCACCAAGAACGACCTGCTCCCCGCCCTGCGGCAGGCCGGGCTGGCCACCAAGGTCCTCGCGCTGGACTGGAACTGGGACCGCTACGACGCCTTCGCCCGGGAGACCGTCGACGATCCGGCGATCCGCCGCCACCCCAACTTCGGCGGTATCGCCTGGCACGGCTACGGCGGTGACGTCGGGCAGCAGACCCTGATGCACGACCGCTATCCGGGCCTGCCCGCCTACGACACCGAGCACTCCGGCGGACGGTGGATCGGCAACCAGCAGCGGGAGGACATGCACAACCTCATCGACTACACCCGCAACTGGGGCCGCAGCTGGGTCAAGTGGTCGATCGCCGTCGACCGGAACGGCGGCCCGCACCACGGCGGTTGCGGCAACTGCACCGGGCTGATCACCGTGCACCACGGTGCCGGACGAGGGCACGGTACGGTCGATTACACCGTCGAGTACTACACGATGGGCCATCTCACCAAGTTCGTGCGGCCAGGTGCCCACCGCATCGGCTCCACCGCCTCGGCCACCGTCCCCAACGTCGCCTGGCGCAACCCCGACGGGTCCAGGGCGCTGATCGCCTACAACGACACCGGCCGCACCCGGCGGACCGCCGTCAACTGGGGCGGCCGGCATGTCACCTACGACCTGCCGGCCGGCGCCGCGGCCACCTTCACCTGGTAGGTCCCGCGGCACCGCGGCACCGCAGCACCGGTGAGCCGTCCCGGGGCCACCGCTCCGGGACGGCTCCTGCCGTCAGGCGTGCACCCGCGACGGCGCCGCGACCGGCCGGGTCTGGTGGGCCCGGTGCCGCAGGGTGGCCTTCCGCGTCGCCACATCGACGGTGTAGGCATCGATGGTCAGCCGCGCGCCGGACACCTTCAGCACCATGAACCCGTGGTCGGAGAAGTTCTGCCAGGCCGCCGGGTGCCCGAAGTGCGCCGTGCCGTCCTCCGTCTTGGCCGACGCACCGCACACCACCTGCCGGGTGCCGCCCGTACGGGCCGTCGGCTCCAGGATCTGCAGCGTGTGATCGTGGCCGGACAGGATCAGATCGGCCCGTCCGCACACCACCTTCTCGTACATGTCCTTGAGATGGACGCCGCTGGTGTAGTTCCCGATCTCGAAACCGTCATAGGATCCGGCGCTGCCGTGCTTGCCGTTGTTGAGGTACGGGTGGTGTCCGATCACCACCTTCCAGCGGGCCCGCGAGGCACGGAGCGCACCGTCCAGCCAGCTCCGCTGCTCTCGCATGTACGGCCCGTCCCACCGGTAGTGCGGATCGAGCTGGGCGACGTACGACGACCAGGGAATGGTGTCGATCGCGAAGAACTCCACCAGCGGATCGGCGGCCGGCAGCGGCACGCTGTAGTAGCGGGTCGGCATGTACCAGCGCCGCGACGTGGCGGCATAGGAGACCTCGCGGTCACCGCGCGAGGGGTCGCCGCCGCTGCCGGGGATCAGCCCCGAGCAGTCGTGATTGCCCAGCACCATCAGCCAGGGC
This Streptomyces decoyicus DNA region includes the following protein-coding sequences:
- a CDS encoding metallophosphoesterase → MCEDELIPPQADMTEQEWLRAGSATTAGGPPTRTTGRVPQWVNRRTLLGGAMAGAALAVLPSPAQSPASAAPRLGGPGAFPFPEHPNGKGEFAVLVTGDAGTGDEAQYAVAAAAHDVCRAERIGLAVGLGDNIYENGPESDDDSEFQDKFERPNSGIDVPWLMVLGNHDCSGLIPGSGGDPSRGDREVSYAATSRRWYMPTRYYSVPLPAADPLVEFFAIDTIPWSSYVAQLDPHYRWDGPYMREQRSWLDGALRASRARWKVVIGHHPYLNNGKHGSAGSYDGFEIGNYTSGVHLKDMYEKVVCGRADLILSGHDHTLQILEPTARTGGTRQVVCGASAKTEDGTAHFGHPAAWQNFSDHGFMVLKVSGARLTIDAYTVDVATRKATLRHRAHQTRPVAAPSRVHA
- a CDS encoding glycoside hydrolase family 30 protein; translation: MRSRTARRALTAAVGAAAVILVPLWAAAPYPAGPERMQVYLTTTSDPAGRRVVKGLEKQAPLPFIQGGTAGITVDESKTYQRFEGGGASFTDTAAWLLKSSGALSGATRDATLKKLFDPATGIGLGFIRNPMGTSDLARFGYTFDDMPAGRTDPELRNFSLAHDLAGVLPLTARARELNPAVKVMASPWSAPAWMKDNEKLEQGRLRSRYYATYARYFVKYLQAYRDRGVPVDYVSVQNEPTCCSGYPSMRWNASGLAYFTKNDLLPALRQAGLATKVLALDWNWDRYDAFARETVDDPAIRRHPNFGGIAWHGYGGDVGQQTLMHDRYPGLPAYDTEHSGGRWIGNQQREDMHNLIDYTRNWGRSWVKWSIAVDRNGGPHHGGCGNCTGLITVHHGAGRGHGTVDYTVEYYTMGHLTKFVRPGAHRIGSTASATVPNVAWRNPDGSRALIAYNDTGRTRRTAVNWGGRHVTYDLPAGAAATFTW
- a CDS encoding SpoIIE family protein phosphatase, giving the protein MSSGPLDPFDEDYAPRADRDGRLVEEDAPGVSHREPIGLRERLSLNRMGTFDWDLDLGSMDLDSGALDVFDLRPDEYDGTPMSLVTRVPQEEGRRLDEALSQALLDGHSSYGAYFRVQCRDGTRRWTHSQGRILHTAEGVPYRVIGIVREATSELTDSALLRSLQQERQRQTAMVQQTTAALARALSVKDVTRVLTGTGGARRFGADGLILGLVENDRFEVIATAGLEGEVPDDMMTSRLDDTLPLADTARSRRPVFLSTRGELIARYPRLRPYTEVLPAGSAAFLPLVAQDTVIGALGLLNAEPSVQSPEARNLALALAGVVAQSVQRATLFDQEREFATGLQATMLPRRLPPIAGGAVTVRYHPASVGRDIGGDWYDVIALPQGRTGLVVGDVQGHDTHAAAVMGQLRIALRAYAGEGHSPETVLVRASRFLAELDTERFATCTYIQADMESGALHIARAGHLGPLISNSSRHIDWPVVRGGLPLGLATLFGHDHFPETQLFLEPGSTLLLCTDGLVEQPGQDISVGIDALSAAVRAGPTDLEALADRLSDHLWAGPGSEDDMALLLLHRLSGPGAATIPRLRLHVHQADPSGTAEVRSAVRRTLDQWRAGAVVDNIEVAASELIANALTHTESGALVALELLPGTPRRIRLEVEDRSSRWPRRRSPGETATSGRGLMLVEALADEWGAEPRGAGKALWCEFAVPDGQDAVR
- a CDS encoding NADP-dependent succinic semialdehyde dehydrogenase; its protein translation is MAIATVNPATGETLKTFDALNAGEIEDHLVRADQAFQEHRSTSFAYRTERMLAAADLLDADQDGIARTMTTEMGKPVTQARAEAAKCAKTMRWYAQHAEALLADEHPDPADVSDSGAIRAVVRYRPLGTVLAVMPWNFPLWQVVRFAAPALMAGNTGLLKHASNVPQTALYLEELFRRAGFPEGCFQTLLIGSGAVEDVLRDPRVAAATLTGSEPAGRAVASTAGDEIKKTVLELGGSDPFIVLPSADLDKAARIAVTARVQNNGQSCIAAKRFIVHEDVYDTFAEQFTDRMAALTVGDPMDEHTDVGPLSSEQGRSDLEELVDDAVHQGATALCGGRRPPQHPAGWFYEPTVLSGITPAMRIHQEEAFGPVATLYRVADLDEAVRLANDTPFGLSSNAWTRDPEEQQRLARDVQAGGVFFNGMTASHPGLPFGGAKRSGYGRELSGHGIREFCNMTTLWYGPED